Proteins encoded within one genomic window of Calonectris borealis chromosome 1, bCalBor7.hap1.2, whole genome shotgun sequence:
- the VPS36 gene encoding vacuolar protein-sorting-associated protein 36 isoform X1, which translates to MDRFSWTSGLLELGETLVVQQRGVRLCDGEEKVKFDSGVLLLSTHRLIWRDQKNHECCIAIPLSQIVFIEEQAAGIGKSAKIVVHLHPTSSNKEPGPFQSSKYSYIKLSFKEHGQIEFYRRLSEEITQRRWENMPTGQTIQVNKDPQAGRIRAVGIVGIERKLEEKRKETDKNISEAFEDLSKLMEKAKEMVELSKAIANKIKEKQGDITEDETIRFKSYLLSMGIANPVTRETYGSGTHYHMQLAKQLAGMLQTPLEERGGIMSLTEVYCLVNRARGLELLSPEDLVNACKMLESLKLPLRLRIFDSGVMVIELQSHNEEEMVASALETVSEKGSLTADEFAKLVGMSVLLAKERLLLAEKMGHLCRDDSVEGLRFYPNLFLTQG; encoded by the exons ATGGACAGGTTCTCGTGGACCAGcgggctgctggagctgggagagACGCTGGTAGTGCAGCAGCGCGGTGTGCGCCTCTGCGACGGGGAGGAGAAG gTGAAATTTGATAGTGGAGTATTACTGCTTAGCACACACAGGCTAATCTGGAGGGATCAGAAGAATCAT GAGTGCTGCATTGCTATACCTCTGTCTCAGATTGTCTTTATTGAAGAGCAAGCAGCTGGGATAGGAAAAAG TGCCAAAATAGTAGTTCATCTTCATCCCACTTCTTCAAACAAAGAGCCTGGTCCATTCCAAAGCAGCAAATATTCCTACATCAAACTTTCTTTCAAAGAACATGGGCAGATTGAG TTCTATAGACGATTATCAGAAGAAATCACACAAAGGAGATGGGAGAACATGCCTACTGGTCAGACCATTCAAGTTAACAAGGATCCACAG gcaGGAAGAATAAGAGCTGTAGGAATTGTAGGGATCGaaaggaaattagaggaaaaaagaaaagagactgaCAAAAACATTTCCGAG gCTTTTGAGGATCTTAGCAAACTAATGGAGAAG GCTAAGGAAATGGTGGAGTTATCCAAGGCAATAGCTAAtaagattaaagaaaaacaaggtgACATCACTGAGGATGag acTATTAGGTTCAAGTCCTATCTACTGAGTATGGGTATAGCTAATCCAGTTACTAGGGAAACATATGGATCTGGTACACATTACCACATGCAACTGGCGAAGCAACTAGCTGGAATGCTGCAGACACCGTTAGAG GAGCGAGGAGGGATCATGTCACTTACAGAAGTGTACTGTCTGGTAAATCGCGCACGAGGATTAGAG TTGCTGTCACCAGAGGATTTAGTAAATGCTTGTAAGATGCTGGAGTCACTGAAATTACCACTAAG GCTTCGGATATTTGACAGTGGTGTGATGGTGATTGAACTCCAGTCTCATAACGAAGAGGAAATGGTAGCTTCTGCTTTAGAGACC GTATCTGAAAAGGGTTCTCTCACAGCTGATGAGTTTGCTAAGCTGGTGGGGATGTCTGTTCTCTTAGCCAAAGAAAG GCTGCTTCTTGCTGAAAAGATGGGCCATCTTTGCAGAGATGATTCAGTGGAAGGCTTGAGATTCTACCCAAATTTATTTCTGACACAAGGCTAA
- the VPS36 gene encoding vacuolar protein-sorting-associated protein 36 isoform X2: MDRFSWTSGLLELGETLVVQQRGVRLCDGEEKVKFDSGVLLLSTHRLIWRDQKNHECCIAIPLSQIVFIEEQAAGIGKSAKIVVHLHPTSSNKEPGPFQSSKYSYIKLSFKEHGQIEFYRRLSEEITQRRWENMPTGQTIQVNKDPQAGRIRAVGIVGIERKLEEKRKETDKNISEAKEMVELSKAIANKIKEKQGDITEDETIRFKSYLLSMGIANPVTRETYGSGTHYHMQLAKQLAGMLQTPLEERGGIMSLTEVYCLVNRARGLELLSPEDLVNACKMLESLKLPLRLRIFDSGVMVIELQSHNEEEMVASALETVSEKGSLTADEFAKLVGMSVLLAKERLLLAEKMGHLCRDDSVEGLRFYPNLFLTQG, translated from the exons ATGGACAGGTTCTCGTGGACCAGcgggctgctggagctgggagagACGCTGGTAGTGCAGCAGCGCGGTGTGCGCCTCTGCGACGGGGAGGAGAAG gTGAAATTTGATAGTGGAGTATTACTGCTTAGCACACACAGGCTAATCTGGAGGGATCAGAAGAATCAT GAGTGCTGCATTGCTATACCTCTGTCTCAGATTGTCTTTATTGAAGAGCAAGCAGCTGGGATAGGAAAAAG TGCCAAAATAGTAGTTCATCTTCATCCCACTTCTTCAAACAAAGAGCCTGGTCCATTCCAAAGCAGCAAATATTCCTACATCAAACTTTCTTTCAAAGAACATGGGCAGATTGAG TTCTATAGACGATTATCAGAAGAAATCACACAAAGGAGATGGGAGAACATGCCTACTGGTCAGACCATTCAAGTTAACAAGGATCCACAG gcaGGAAGAATAAGAGCTGTAGGAATTGTAGGGATCGaaaggaaattagaggaaaaaagaaaagagactgaCAAAAACATTTCCGAG GCTAAGGAAATGGTGGAGTTATCCAAGGCAATAGCTAAtaagattaaagaaaaacaaggtgACATCACTGAGGATGag acTATTAGGTTCAAGTCCTATCTACTGAGTATGGGTATAGCTAATCCAGTTACTAGGGAAACATATGGATCTGGTACACATTACCACATGCAACTGGCGAAGCAACTAGCTGGAATGCTGCAGACACCGTTAGAG GAGCGAGGAGGGATCATGTCACTTACAGAAGTGTACTGTCTGGTAAATCGCGCACGAGGATTAGAG TTGCTGTCACCAGAGGATTTAGTAAATGCTTGTAAGATGCTGGAGTCACTGAAATTACCACTAAG GCTTCGGATATTTGACAGTGGTGTGATGGTGATTGAACTCCAGTCTCATAACGAAGAGGAAATGGTAGCTTCTGCTTTAGAGACC GTATCTGAAAAGGGTTCTCTCACAGCTGATGAGTTTGCTAAGCTGGTGGGGATGTCTGTTCTCTTAGCCAAAGAAAG GCTGCTTCTTGCTGAAAAGATGGGCCATCTTTGCAGAGATGATTCAGTGGAAGGCTTGAGATTCTACCCAAATTTATTTCTGACACAAGGCTAA